GAGAAGGTACCATATTGGCATCAGGCTTCTGATCGTTTAGAAAATCATCTAAACTCTGTATTTTCTTTGGAGGcattattgatattattggCTATGTCCAAGTATTCTACTAGAAGCTCGATAACTGCCTTAAATTCCCCCTATATAAGAAATGTTATCcaataaaatgaaattcaTAAATAGTTATAGAAGATATATACATAAGCGTCTAACAATCAACTTAATAAAACAGTTACTCATCTCAttgacattattattagttgaaaaaaattttcttgaagtgttttcatattttgCGATGCCGTTTCTACTGAAAAGTTTGCAACATTCTCTTAGTCTTTCAAtgaaaaagtgaaaaacGAGATGAGATAGAACTATAGTCAATAATGTATAAAGGTGCATATTCAAAATGAGAATTATTATTGCATTTGTATTACATGACTGCAATAGATTTTTGTAACTAATActttatttcaattgagCTCTAATCCTTATGGCGTATATATGCCAATACAGTTAAATTACATAAATGGCACAAGAACACGAACTGGCAACTCTGACCACTTACGTTCCATATATTCCTGTCAAACACAAATTACAGGATGTTTTTTATCCGGGACTTCTACTTGCAATAAAACGAAtgaattgataaataatgatCCAGAGTCCTCTTCTGTTACAAATTGCAACCACTATTAATTAATGGGGTTTTGGGATATTCTGTCTCAAATAAGAATGCAATATCGTATACAATTCTTAGTGGCAAAACCCTATAAATATATGCAGTTTTTAGTACTGTTGTTTTGATTAATCAACTTCTTTCTTGTCAATCGTATgtttttattcttattgTGACGTTTGTAACAACCGATGGATCTTATCGTGGGTCGCGTAAACTATGGCGATTTCCAGATGATGGAGAAACTAGCGCAGAAAATGAcaagtaaataaataattaacaaaataaataataatattaagaCTATTTTTTAACTACATCTTTGATATTTGATCAGTTACTTATTGTTCTGATTATGGTGACAATGATTTCAAGTTACCAGGAACAcaacaaaatttattagataattGCTGCTTGTGAAGTTGACTATACACAATACTGTGCTCTATTCATACATTACGTCATCAAAgtgataaataatatttgtcACAAGTTTTAGAACATCTCTATAAAATATTGTCATATTCCTCTCACTAAAAGGGAGCCTTAACGATAATTGGATTGTTGCTCTTTTCTGCATTTAAAGTTTAAGATTAAAAAGCCCTTTAGAGACTCAGACCTGTTCACAGAACCGCCATGAAATTACATATAAAGATTGTGTTTATTTTAGATGGCGAAAATAATACCTGTAACACATATATGACCCAGTCCAAGGTGCCAAAGGAAGTTCAGATTATTAATATGACTAAAGAATTTATAAAACATACGGATGGCGTCACTAAATTAGGATTGATTCCAGTTATAGAAGTACTAGATGAGATACAGCAAAGTTCGCCAGAGATCATTAACAATAGTTTAGAGGAGAATGGATTTGACTACAATGTTTATTATAAAGATATAAGTGAACAAGATGAGCCTTTTGTTACGTTAGGACTATTATCAACTATTAAGAAGAACATAAAGTTActgaaaaatgatgataagACTATAAAGTCGGAATCGAAGAAATTAGAGCTGACTCAAACTGAGAACATATTATTGATGGGAAGGATAAAGCaagatattaaacaatttctACGGCAAAAGAATAACAAATCAGTCAAAAGAAATAGTAATCATGAATGcttagaaataaaaatgaaatttgtACGAGTCTTTTCTGTTAATTGCCGGAAACCACCCGCCAGTTCGTCTATTCTACCCATTACCAAAGCAAATAGACAACCATTAAAATTACAACAAGCAATTAATACCACTTTTGAACGACACACAAACCCAATGCCCGCCCCCAAAGCTGTAAGGACTCAATCATTGCCAGTGTGGAAGCAAGCGCTATCCAACACAAACTATAATGGGGTAGGGTTACCAACGAACTCATTAGCACATAGAATATACATGACTGATAGACAAGGAGAACAAAATTctaaaaatattccaaaaCTAGCATATAGTACCACTACTATGAAAGAAAATACCCATAAACACAGTCAAGAAGTTAGTAATGACATCCAAAACcgatttaattttattaatcagaagaagaagtcATCTAATATACGACCAACTAACATTACTAAGTCAAATATTCCAActacaataaataatgaatcaagaagaaatagTTACAAATTAAACCAACcttataaaaaaaatgtcGAAAGAAGTGACAATATTGGGAAATCTTCTAAAAGTTACAATAAGATCAAAAAGACTAATAAACTTGAAGTGAAACTAAGTGGTTTAGATAAAAATAGTCAAATTTACCAGCATAATGAATCCCAGTTTCCTGTAAACGATACATCACAGACAATACCAGAAAACAAGGAAAACATTCCACCAATTAGTGAAGTAGCTTTACTTGGCTTTGATATCGATGACTTTGCAaaacttcaaaataatGGCGAATCAAATGTTGATTGGTTGGTTGATGGTTCATATTTTGATCAGAAATTTGTGGATGAACATTTTAATAGTTTACTAGAGCAAAAACATTTGGTTACTGGAGCCTCAGATAACAGGTTGTATATAAAAGcagataatgaaaaaattgagtCTAAAGTAAAAGAAGATACCACAAGTGATGTTGACAGGACATCACCAATTGATACATTATCAATGCCATTGATGGAATTGAATCAAAAAGATGCATCACATATTGATACCTCTTGTCAAGAGCAACTTAAAAAGTTACcgattttaatttcaaggaaaaaagaagatatgGAACTAATTTCTAATATGGCATTGGAGGATAATGAGGCTACATCAATTCTTGAAcattcttcatcttcaccCCACAATCAAATAACTGCatcagaagaaaaaatggaTATTTTCTATGCAACAAagataaatgaaaaaagagTAACTATGGCTTCTTCACCAGCTAAAAATAGTAATTATTCAGGAACTTCCTCAGATGTTGAACcaaatgaagaattatCTCTATTCAATGATGGACAAAGGGAGTCGCCCAATTCTCATTATACATCCACCTCCAGTGATTTGCATAAAAGTTTATAACTTTgaagtatatatttgatgattGCTAATTGCTACTTACTTACTggataatatttattaatatgaATTATCATCTCGAACAactttaaaacaaaaaatgcAACATCCATTTCATTTAAGCGCAAATAAACCAATTCTCAATCTAGTTACAAACATAATTACATTGATTACATATTGCTTGTATTATCTATAAGAGCATAGCTACTATTACATAACTTTTTTAGACCCCTCATAGATAGATTGTGATAAAGAAGTAAGTTTTCTTCTCACAATACTGCCATTGCTCAAGAATGTTCTTATTATAGAGGCATAGTCATTGCTATTCGTTGCGATATTGTCAAATGCCATTAACAACGCTGGTGTATTGATTTCTAATTCTATTTCATGAGTTACTTCTGTATCATTACCTTTTATACCTTGTCTATGGTTTGAAACCCTAGTTATATCAAATCTAGTACATGAATCATTATGTATAAAACTTATACGTTCTTTCGTTCTTTCATTAATTGTTtcttcatttatatatttttcaggTGGTTCGTTTTCAGGTACTGGTAATTCTAGATTAATTGACAATTTTACGTCATAATTATCTTTAGGAGAATATAACATTAATTGTGAAACATGTCTCTTTTCTATGAATTGTCCAACACGGCCAGTTTTGACATCAGTACTCATTCTCAAAAATCTAGGCCTCTGAGTTGATACACCAACTCTATAAACAGAGTCTTTTGTATGAGATTCGATAGTGCCAAATTTATCTGTATTTTCTGTTAGTTTGGTTAATCCCTGTAGATATTTAGTCAAttcattgaataaaattttatcgACATTAGGCGTTAAATGGCCGTCCATTTCTGTATATACTGCTTGCGTAGATACTGGAGGATTAACTCTATCAGGACTATTTCCGCACACAATGACACCaaatttcatttcaaattcaataaacTGTCTTAACTCCGGAtctattgaatatatagttGCATAAACCCAATCTTGCACTGCTTTTGTTAAATCGTCATCTGgaataaaattcaaaatggATTGGTCAAGTTTTATATCGTTAGTATCTACTTTTTCCAATGCTTTAACAGAAGGTCTCCATTTTTGAGCCCACATAGGTGcgtttttatatttatttggtttTGAATCAGCattgatttcttttaagAGTTCAAgatctttttttaaattttgctTCTTAGATTTTGTTGAAGGTTTctctttaaaaatattatcaaccTTAATAGGCTCTTCAGATTTAGCTTTGTTTTTCGATTTCTTCTCTGATACCTTGgattctttattttcagtGGTTCCTTCCAAACTTTCCTTCCCaacttttaattctttattttcagtGGTTCCTTCCAAACTTTCCTTCCCAACTTTTAATTCTCCTTTCTCACCGTTAGCAGGAGTCTCGGAAGGAGTTTCATTTGTTTCAGTTTTAGAGTGTTcagttttaaatttagtAACTTCATCGTGTTTAGATGTATCCTTAGGAGACCTGGGtaattcttctttggaTTCACTTTTGGCAAGGGTATTCAGCTTGGTCTTTGAGTTGGATTGTTTAACTTTTGTATGGTGATGTTTTGGTACAGGCTTTTCTGGAGAAGGGTTACCTTGTTTATCATAATCGAATGCCATGCTggaatcaaaattaatcTCACCATTGTCGTCAGTATCAGTATCTGAATCATCGTAAGGCTGTGTTGGTTCAATCGAGGCGACTTCTGGAACTGCTGTGGCTACTGAAATCTGTTCTGACTCCGCCTTGGCAGTTGCAGTTGCGACGTCATCATTCTCGTTGACATCCTCTGTGTTTTCCGTTACCTTTTGTACTTTGACATTTTCATCTTGTTCATGGTGTACAAGATCATTTAAGGGCAATGCTCTCTTCTGAGGGAGTTGAGAAGCGGTTTCTGTATTATCTTCACTCATGATCGACACTTGAAAATGCACGTCTAACCTTTATTTGGCGTAATTGTCACTCCTTATAATGCGTCGTGTAGTTATAATACAAGATATACTTGTGTttctataaatttattctaCCTttgatatagatatattattatctcttacaatgaaatttttcGATATTTTACAACGTTAATATTTCAGCGGGCCTTGTTACCTGTGTATTCTCATAGTACACGAAGGGCCAGATAAATAAGATCATGCACTCACATGCAATAGAAGGATGACTTTGATAAAGGTTTTGATACACGGGACGACAGTAAGCACCTTGTAAAGATTACTGAAACAAAGCCAGTTGCAATTGAATAAGTACACTATGCATTATAACtaaaaaaaacatacatatacatatacatagTGCATAGATAGCGTAATGGTGtcaatcaaattatttaacttGTAGAAGTGGCCGTCAATGTGTGTGTTATAACATAACACATTGAAATAGAACCAAGCAGATCAGTTTTACTTATAAACTAGATTGTTATTTACCTGCTTACTTCCTATCCGCATGCTAAGATATATTCATGCGTATCACGTCTGAGCATGGCGTATCAATTCttgatatattaataatattaagatTAGACGCGACGCATACCCAAAGAGTAGAGAAACTAACAGATCACCATAATCATGATCATCTCGACAAGTTACCCTCCCTGATCAAATAGTGACCAGAACATATCTGTTGCGATCGTATTTTGGATTACTGCACTGCTAGGAATATACATGTACGTGTGTGTCCGTATCTAATGCGGTTGTACGGCACTCGTTCGATGCTGTTGTGTTTGTCTCAAGGAACAGGAcgttgaaaaatgaaacggaaacagaaaaaaaaaagagagAGAAAGTGCGAGGGACAAACCGGAAATGTCAACAAATtagcaaaaaaaaaagttcCAAATGACGATTTCTAAGAACACTGCCACACACATGCGGACCCGCGGAAACACGCACGCATGCCAATTTGTTAATGAGGTTTTTTTCGGCACTCAGCCATCCGATGTGCCGAATAGCCGTTTTTCTTGAAAAGAGAACCTGGATCTTTTCCCAATAGAGCGGGACGGCATCCTCCAAAACGTTTTGTGATAATTTGAGGCTTGGAGAATTTACGAACCTAACCGTCGCGAATGTTTTAGATCccaaaaattgaaaaaatatgagaTCTTATCTTATAGAGCTTTAGAGTATTTTATTGGTTATTGGAGCAATCTAAGATATATAGATTCATATCTCTATATTTGAATGCATAATATGTTAAATGGTTTGTATTGTAAGTTATATAAAGCGCATTGGTTGGTATACATAAAATGGATAGATGGTCCTGTGACTTCTCCTGTACCTTGTTAAGGGATATATATGTGACGCTTTTTAGagtgaaatattttattaaatgcaGTAGtgatataattatatattatttagtaTTGTCGTATATTAATTAGTGAGACAAAAAAACGAAATCTTCCTTGTTTTGTAAAATAGAGAGAAAAAGTTATTAGTAAAGTGTTTTAGTTGCACTCATGAATACCATTAATTTCCCAACGTATGGTTACAGTTATGCTATGCCTGTTACCTCATGACGATCCAGCTCCGTGTGTCTACAATATTAGCTAAAAGATGATTGAGATTGAGATACAACCAAATagtatcaaaaaaaattattatattattaaacttTTATGATTACCTAAAGGTAACATGGTTGGTAAGTTTTGATATGTTCTGTATGTTGGCGAATGTTCCGAGTTGCTAGTTATGTCATGGTGATACTCTCTATTCAACGGAAGGTATGTTTGAATTGAACTATTTTGAGTATATGGTTGTGGTAATCTTGTTTGAGCGGGTCTTTGCTGTTGTGGTGGTTGGTACGTTGACATTGGCCTTTCTTGTTGCACGTACACTTGGTTAGAAGGAGGTAATTCTGGCTGGttgtaattatataatatttgattatcAAGTGGTCTGTGGACGCTTGCTGGTTCCCCGCCGTAACCGATATTACCTATGGGGTTTGCATGTATTGGTAATGGCAATCTtcttgttttaatattatcgtATCCAACATATTGACTCTGATTGATTGGAGATAATGAGAATGATGCTTGTGGAGAGAAATTGCTATGAGGTACACTATTTTGAGTATAGGTAATATGTTGAGCAATTTGACTAGGCGGAGGAGTTGGTAATTCATTATTGCcattttgaatttcataAAATCCGCCATAAGCTTGAtccattttcattaaattgGGTGAATAGATAGGATTGTTTACATTTATTTGTCTGTATTCATTTGATGGTGGCAACTGCATGTAGCCAAGGTGACTAGATGGCATCGAATTAAGATCAATTGCATTCGTTGATGTGGCAGTGATAGTGGAAGGTTTAGAAACACCATGAACTAGAGTGATGTTCGTAAATGTTTCATGTCTACCATTATTGCCATTGCGTCTTCTTCTTGTCTGAATAACCATATCCTTACCATGGACGGATTCAATATGttgttttaaattatcaattctACTAAAAAACTTCAAGCATACATGACATTTAAATGGTTTTTCGCCAGTATGTTTTCTTCTATGCCTTGTTAAATTTTCTGATCTAGTAAAAACCATATTGCAACCTTCAAAACCTGTGcatacatatttttttttggcTCTTTTTTGGTTGGTAGGTTTAGAAGTGACTTTCTTGCctaattgttttttttgtgTAGTTAAACTCATTATTCTATTTTTGGGCATTTGTATTGAAATCAATCAAGAACTTTGTTTCCTTTTAGCTTTAATGAtccatttaaatatatagaaatcgacgaaataaaaatattgttccgtcaaattatttcttataATGTATGTAATTGGATACTACTTGTTAGTATAATAATATGTTATCGttgttatatataaaatggaaagaaaataaaaatttattgaatcttcattaataatataactgtatgaatatgaataataataataataatagcaAGAAACAGCAGTTGAAAAATGTTGCAAACCAAATAAATAGACTtaaagagaaaaagaaatcgAAGATCCAATCCTGTATTAATAAGTTAATAGATctatctttatatatatttgtctGTGTCAAAGAATATAGATTTGTTCAACTCGTTTGAACAAAACACTAAGAAATAAGTACTGTATTTGTCAATATTAGCATTGGCTTACATTTTCgatcaataataaatccTTAATTAAACTAAAGAAGGCTTTGTTGTAATCTTGTAACCCAAACAAAAAGGAACTGCTTTAATCTGTTCCTTCTGTTACGTTGAAACGAAAATACAATATCTGAGTAAGTGCATTTTTTAAACCGAATTCACATTGATATACTAGTGGGAATAAATGGTTAAAATAAAAGGGTAAATAAAGCATGAAGAACTGCAACATCCAAGAAATTATTCATTAgttcaaaaagaaaagaaaaagaaatgaaagAGATTTACAATGAGAGTTCAATTAATTAACGAAGAACATTTGTGCCTTAAATCTCAAcgattaataaaataatttccCGATGTCGTGAAAAAGCACATAAAAATAATCTCATCTAATCTAATCTAATAAGTAATATTgcattttaaaattagttAATACTAGTTCTAAAATGCAATATTACAAGTAAATCTTAGAAGCACTTGGAGAGACGGCAGTGTGTGTAAATGTCAAGTCAATGTAACGTCAAATAACTTCATCCTCTTAAAACGGAAAGATTCTGAAACAGAGATACGCATACACAAAAGACGAAAATTAGAGGGAAACACTTTTTTTAGTCtgttatttaaattactGTACGGGAACGCGTTCTTCCTAAACAGTAAACAATGGTAGTAAATAAGAGGAGATATAATGTCTATGAAAACATAAGGCAGAAAACAGTATAAAAAAACAGTCGTTGGTCCATGTAGATGGTACATTTCCGTGGAACGCTTTCTGCATAAAATATTGAGAAACAGTGATATACCTGTATATCCCCAATAAAAATGCACATTACTAAGTTACGGTGATGCCAATtactaaataatattagattccatgaaaaaagaagaagatacAAAAAAGAAGGAGAAGGAGAAAAAATgcaagaagaaaagaaaaaaaaaaaaaaaaaaagaaagggAAACCAGTAATAGGTCCATATCAACTTCCATTTGCATAAGAAGAATATCTATTAATTTCTATTAATGTAAATGGTGCACAGAGggttgttttttttataaatctTGGTCGTAATTAAATTCCCTGCATCCGTTCTGGGCTCCTTGAAAACACCCAATATGGACCTAATAACACCAGCTCCTTCCTCTTTTGAGCCTCTCTTAACTTCTTCTGAATGTTGTCTCTTTGTCTCCTCACTTCTACCGGAGCTgacaaaatcaaaaaaacatattttGATTCTACCAATATTGCCACTAAATCAGGCAGAGGCTTGGTCCCACATCAgaatgtaaataatatgaTTCTCTTGTTGTCTAAAAAATTGGTGCAAAAAACTACTATAATATAAGGCATATATTCTTTTCCGCGTAGTTCTAGAGACACGGAAAGCTTCCGTTAAATATGgttaatcaaatttattagcATCCGGACTCTGTCATCCGAGCCGCAGTCCgtttaacaaataaaattacctccttcttcatcatctcAAGGGTTAAATTCAGAGGGTTTAACGTACGACGCGAAGTAACTCAGAGGGCTCCATGTACCAATTTTCACCAATATAGCATTCGTCATAAATCTTTAGTAGATCTGAGAGTTTTTTGTAAACTATACTATAATGCGCCTCCTCTCGTTAACTAGAAAATGCCTGACAACATGTTATAAGAAACATTTTACCTAGGGATTGAAGAAAGTGAGACATAGAAGTAATTTCATTGatgttttgtttttctttctgCCGTcatgtttctttttcttaaGGCGTAGAATTTTTGCGAATTGTATATagtattttaaaatttaaatttcatGTTCCGGCGTTAATGCCATTCTGATTGTAGACAGGAGTCAGGATCTCTCCGCTCTCTCCCGTTTCTTGTTCTTTCGATCTCTTCTAGTTCTCCCTTTCCCCCTCACAAGGAAGCAACGAGTTCCGAGCTCCGAATGACTTCATTTTTCATAGGCAGATAGTTAGTCCTTGATCGACACTGTGTACCCATTCTAGGAATCTATCTAATACATTCATACCTGCATCTTCTCAAAATTTCTACCCGTCTTATGTTTTCTCCGTGGACTGTGGATCAGTCCACGGAGAAAACTCATGGACCTGCATTTAATAGCAAATTCTGTATAGTGTCAACATAGTAAATAGCAATATTCTAAAGCAAGAGGCAGTGTGTCAAATTCTACGTACCATACGAACACGAAGAAAAGTGTTTTTCCTAAAAAGTTCTATCCATATTAGTTAACGATTGAAGTATCCACGCCGGTTATTACTTCTTTATGATCATTCTTAAGagtaaagaaaaaagaaatccTGAACTAAACGCTAACGTGTCAACTTCGTTATAAGTTATGTGTATAGATAACTTCTCTTGGCATAGAATATAATTACCACTATAACACTACAGTAGTAGTCAATCTGTCTGCAAAGAACTGTGGGAGCCAAAGAATCAAGAAGATTCGATTCTGGAATTAAATCTcatgataaaataatgttgTCGACTAACAATactaataattatattctaAATTCGATAAAATGTGAAAGAGTAGTGAAGCCATAACAAACAATTGTAGGTGTAAAGAAGAAGTATTGATAATATCTTGTGCCTCGTAATCTGAAAAAATAACACGCTGTGATGATTGCAAGGATACAACAGACTGGGAAAATATGGTCTTATGAATTAGAACTTTTAACCTTTGCTATTCGTTGTTGATTTGTGACTACAATAAGCACTACAAAAAATTTCCTGTTGCAAAGTTCAATATTCTTAGCTCTAACAAGGTAgtgataaataattcttatatatttctaGCAGGGAAAAAAACATTCATCAAGTACTATAGTTGAGAAAAAAGCGGATATTTCTACCGCTGCTTTATGTCGTAAATCagtaaaatataaaatgtaTTTGGAGAACgtatcaattttttaaattgtaGCAAATAGTAAACTCACGTCCACATAGAGAAAAAACGATCttacatttattaatgtaTAAATTACATACTATACTTAAATTATTTGCTAATCGCTACGGCTACAGATTGGAAATCATTGTGTGAAATTGAAACAGTGACTTCGTTAACACCTGCAGCAGATGCCAATATCTTAGCTTCACCATGTAGAACAACTTGAGGTCCCTTTCCCTCAGCGCggaatatttcaatatcgATTAGTGGGGCACCGCCACCTTGTGATTTAACACCTAAAGCTTTAAAGACAGCCTCTTTAGCAGACCAAGTTCCAGCAAAGGAGCTTTGAATAGAAGGTTGAGCTTGACAATATTCAATCTCCTTTGGTGTAAAATTACGTTCAATAAATGTActgttattaatatttatagcGTTGATTAATTCAACATCTACACCAACATTTTTGGTATCTTTACTCTTAGAGATTGCTTCGGTGACTAGATTGTTGACAATATTGGCAGTGTCCTTCTCAGACACGCTGATATAGTTATCTTCTCTCTGAATCCCACCTTCTTTGTAAATCAATTCACCGGTTTTGGTACAAGGACTGACACGAGTTAATGGATCCAAGTAAACACGTTGTTCCAATTCATCACTGTATGGAGGGTTCTCTTTACTGACAAATAGTTTGTTATGGAACATACCATTGTTGAAATACTTTGAAGCAGATTTACTTCTGGTATTGACTTTTAGAGCATACTTATTATAAACTTCCTCAGAGACAGCTGCATATAAGTAGTCTGGATGAACAACAATTGCTTGACCACCCTTTTGACCAAAACCAAAAGAAGTGATGGAAACGGCCTTAATACCATCAGTCCTGATTGATTTAGATGGGAATAATACATATTCGAATTGTTCTAAGTacttatcaatattatcagCATTTCTGTTACCTGGAACAATACCactattcaaaatttgtaaaGCACCATTCAGCATCCACGCACCAGCTGCACCTTTAGGATGACcagttaaaaatttttgGAAAACACCCAACACTGGATTACCTTCAGACCTACCAAGATGCTCCATCATTTTGTTAATGGTAGCAGACTCATTCTTTTCGTTAGCTTTAGTTGAAGTACCATGGAAAGAAGCAACACCTAAATCATCAATAGTTAAACCGAATGTAGCTAAGGAACCTCTTAATGGAGCAATACGTGGATCGCtcttgaaaaattcattacCCCATTGAGATTGTGCATATCTGACTTGTTTGTCAGCTTCACGTTGAATTTCGTCAGTACGCTCTAGAATAAACTCTTTTTTATCTTCCTCTGATAATCCTGAAACTTCGTATTGCAATAACTCAATCTCATTTTCAATCCATTCCTTGATTTGTCTTTCACGGTTAACAAATTGACGTTTTCTGTATTTAACGTCTAACATTGGCgatttaaatttcaaattacCATTAAATTCTCTAGCAGTGGTTAAAATACCCTTACCTGGTGCTGGAACAGATCTACCAATTTTATCAGTAGCTGTGGCTGTCATTGCAACAATACCATAAATTGGAACACCCATCTTTAATGCTAAATCAGCTTGCATTATAACTTGGATACCAGCACCTTGTGCTTCCATAAAACCGTTACGAGATGTGGTAGCTGGTCTTGACATTTCAGCAGGGGTACGGCCATGTTCAAACTCTTCAAGGGTGTTTGAAGTTGCATTCATATTGGCGAACTCATATGAACCTTCTTCTTGGAAATCATCATAACCACCTACAATACAAATTTTAGCTTTCTTCGAAAGAATAGTTTCAACACCAACATCAACAGATTCGACAGCAGTGGCACATGCACCTACTGGAGTTTTGATTGGACCTGAAGACGAAATCAACAACATGTTGACCCAAGCAGACATAGTGTTGATAAACGATTCTTGTAGGATATCGTTTTGGACTGGAATATCTTTGTAACGATCTTTAAACATACCACGTAGCGCAGAAACACCACCAATACCAGAACCAGAACAGTTACCAACCTCTGAAATATGAACATATTCGTACATTTCATACGGATCAGTGATACCGGATGAGATAAAAGCTTCGACTACAGATACTAGTACGTATAAAGTTAAAGGATCGACTTGAGAGATAATATCATCACTGATACCGTAAGTTTTGGCATTCCAACCAGTTGGTATTTGACCAGCAACTAAACGATCAAACTTCAAAGCCTTAGGAATGTATAATGAAGCTCCCTTTAATAACTTAATAGAATATTCACCGGATTCAGGGATTTCGAAAATATCAACCTTGTCTCCGTGTTGTAATTTGAATTGCTTTGCAGTCTCCATTGAAGCTTCAAAAGGCTC
The Tetrapisispora phaffii CBS 4417 chromosome 8, complete genome DNA segment above includes these coding regions:
- the TPHA0H01830 gene encoding uncharacterized protein (similar to Saccharomyces cerevisiae SPT21 (YMR179W); ancestral locus Anc_6.252) — its product is MKLHIKIVFILDGENNTCNTYMTQSKVPKEVQIINMTKEFIKHTDGVTKLGLIPVIEVLDEIQQSSPEIINNSLEENGFDYNVYYKDISEQDEPFVTLGLLSTIKKNIKLLKNDDKTIKSESKKLELTQTENILLMGRIKQDIKQFLRQKNNKSVKRNSNHECLEIKMKFVRVFSVNCRKPPASSSILPITKANRQPLKLQQAINTTFERHTNPMPAPKAVRTQSLPVWKQALSNTNYNGVGLPTNSLAHRIYMTDRQGEQNSKNIPKLAYSTTTMKENTHKHSQEVSNDIQNRFNFINQKKKSSNIRPTNITKSNIPTTINNESRRNSYKLNQPYKKNVERSDNIGKSSKSYNKIKKTNKLEVKLSGLDKNSQIYQHNESQFPVNDTSQTIPENKENIPPISEVALLGFDIDDFAKLQNNGESNVDWLVDGSYFDQKFVDEHFNSLLEQKHLVTGASDNRLYIKADNEKIESKVKEDTTSDVDRTSPIDTLSMPLMELNQKDASHIDTSCQEQLKKLPILISRKKEDMELISNMALEDNEATSILEHSSSSPHNQITASEEKMDIFYATKINEKRVTMASSPAKNSNYSGTSSDVEPNEELSLFNDGQRESPNSHYTSTSSDLHKSL
- the CET1 gene encoding polynucleotide 5'-phosphatase (similar to Saccharomyces cerevisiae CTL1 (YMR180C) and CET1 (YPL228W); ancestral locus Anc_6.254), producing MSEDNTETASQLPQKRALPLNDLVHHEQDENVKVQKVTENTEDVNENDDVATATAKAESEQISVATAVPEVASIEPTQPYDDSDTDTDDNGEINFDSSMAFDYDKQGNPSPEKPVPKHHHTKVKQSNSKTKLNTLAKSESKEELPRSPKDTSKHDEVTKFKTEHSKTETNETPSETPANGEKGELKVGKESLEGTTENKELKVGKESLEGTTENKESKVSEKKSKNKAKSEEPIKVDNIFKEKPSTKSKKQNLKKDLELLKEINADSKPNKYKNAPMWAQKWRPSVKALEKVDTNDIKLDQSILNFIPDDDLTKAVQDWVYATIYSIDPELRQFIEFEMKFGVIVCGNSPDRVNPPVSTQAVYTEMDGHLTPNVDKILFNELTKYLQGLTKLTENTDKFGTIESHTKDSVYRVGVSTQRPRFLRMSTDVKTGRVGQFIEKRHVSQLMLYSPKDNYDVKLSINLELPVPENEPPEKYINEETINERTKERISFIHNDSCTRFDITRVSNHRQGIKGNDTEVTHEIELEINTPALLMAFDNIATNSNDYASIIRTFLSNGSIVRRKLTSLSQSIYEGSKKVM
- the TPHA0H01850 gene encoding C2H2-type zinc finger protein (similar to Saccharomyces cerevisiae RGM1 (YMR182C) and YPL230W; ancestral locus Anc_6.256), translated to MPKNRIMSLTTQKKQLGKKVTSKPTNQKRAKKKYVCTGFEGCNMVFTRSENLTRHRRKHTGEKPFKCHVCLKFFSRIDNLKQHIESVHGKDMVIQTRRRRNGNNGRHETFTNITLVHGVSKPSTITATSTNAIDLNSMPSSHLGYMQLPPSNEYRQINVNNPIYSPNLMKMDQAYGGFYEIQNGNNELPTPPPSQIAQHITYTQNSVPHSNFSPQASFSLSPINQSQYVGYDNIKTRRLPLPIHANPIGNIGYGGEPASVHRPLDNQILYNYNQPELPPSNQVYVQQERPMSTYQPPQQQRPAQTRLPQPYTQNSSIQTYLPLNREYHHDITSNSEHSPTYRTYQNLPTMLPLGNHKSLII